The genomic DNA acttcctctttcctcctttaacGAATCCTACCATCTATAGCATCAAGACAAAGCAAATTCAATATGGCATTCTCTGCCTTTTATCCAAAGATCAATTTGGAAGTTAAACACTGATGGTGGGGATCTGAGGTTTCTCTGAACAGAGGGCCATGAGATTCCACTAAGTCTTAAAACCTACTGTGGCAATCTCCATTCCTTCAAATGATACAATACCATTTATGAAACTTATGAGTTATAAGTTTATGAGTTGATTTGTTTCCTTGTTATTCTGTATTCTTCTCTTTAAATTctaaggaggaaaataataaattctaaggAGAGAAATCCTTtgaattttctggaaaattaAGTACAATTCTGATATTGTGTTTTTTGTATATGCAATTAATTTTTATGCTAAAAACTTCAATAATTTGTTGTAGCCACTTGCATGGCTTATTTTGGACTTTTCTGGTCACATGTCTTGTCAATTTTTCCTATGAGGGAGTTTatcatttcctaatttatttgtGGGAACTCATTATAAATAAACCCTAATGAGCCATTTATACTGCAACTATATCCccatttctatttgtctttttacatacagaatttaaatgtttaaaaagaaataatttcagattttatttactttattgaaATTTGGGGGCCATATGATAAAGACCTCTTTTATTCCaggtttttcatatttttttctcattttttgcataacttttttttgtatattctactTTATAATAGGTTAATATTTGgagaaaattaagacatttaaatCAATCCTCATTGATTCTATTTTCAAATTAGTAACAGTGGTATTCAGCCATTTCTTTGGCTGTTATTTTAAGGGATGAGACAAGGATGGTCCTGAACAAAAATGATGTAACTGCcaacaaataaatgcaaaatattgcTTTATCTAGAGCCAACCCACTGGGGagtcaaaaaaaatcaaagaaacctacatttaaaactatttctgTCACTAGTGACAACATGAGAAGGACAAACTGTTTTGAGGATGTGGGTTCAAAAAAGGATCACATTCAGACTGAGCTAAGGGAAGGGTTCCTTGAGGAGTGTGTCTTCAGTTGATACCTGAGGTGGATTAGAGATTAACAGCTGAAATAGGAATAAGAATGTTTTAAGCAGAAATGGTATGTGAGGAGGCTATAGGTGGAATGGATCATGGCAACTTCTGGGTATGTGGCTGACATGAAGCAGGAGATAGCTCTAAGGACAGGGTGGGGAGAAAAAAGGAGGTTAAATCAATAGCATCCTGTTGGCCATGGTAAGGATTTGAGTGTCTACCCAGAGACTCACGAGAAGCTACTGGCTTCTTGTGAAGTTCTAAGCAAGGGAGTGATATGACTTCAGTGATGCTTACAATTTATATGTTCAGGCATGGTATAGATTTCAGTGAGGCAAGAGGAGCACAAGGAAATCAGAAAGATGCTGTATCAGTTTGAGAGAGATATGAGTAgctaaaactattaaaatgaagataaatgtaGTGGACAGATATGAGATATATTTAGTATCTACAATTGATAgagcttagaaaaaaattattgattatGAATAAAATCcatgtttgaaaaatattctggaaatttGAGGATGAGGACTCTAATTAATTTCAAACTCTTAAAATGACAGAAGGAAATAGTCTATGCTATAGCACACTGAGCTTTTAAGAGAAGATAGTAACATATTCATTAGTCATTTattgaaacaatttttaatatgtgtattttcttgcctgattgtTAATTTTCACAGTAAAAGCTAGGCCTGTATGAGCATGTGCTGAAAGGTTAGGGGGTACAAGACAATAGAAATAAACTGAAGCAACTGATACTAATAGAAGCTCATAGAAAATGTGGGtcctgggacacctaggtggctcagtggttgagtgtctgcctttggctcagggcgtgatcccgaggtctgGAGTTGaatcccatgtcaagctccctgtgggagcctgcttctccctctgcctgtgtgtgtgtgtttgtgtgtgtgtgtgtgtgtgtctctcatgaataaataaataaatcttaaaaaaaaaaaaaaaaggaaaatgtgagtctTTGCATTCCTACCCAGGGAGAAAAAAGGATAGCTCAAGGTTTCTACCCAGTGATTTTCCACTGAAGTATGTCCACTTCTGTCCAACCCCATAACACCCCATCATATGCACAACAACACAATTTATCATATGGTATACTGTATTTTGATTCTTCTTACTTGTTCTATCTCTTTTCAGTGTGCTCCTCACACCATAACAAAGTGACCTTTAAACAATGACTAGCTGATCATAAGCCTGGCCCATCATTTATTTCATACTCTTGCCCTTTGGGTAATGTCAAAATTCATTACATAAATTGTAAGAACTCTAGGTGATCAGAATCTGCTATCACGCACTCATTTTGTGTTAAGCTTTCTCTCATGAATTGTTCTAGAGATGCTATGATTCTTAGTATAAATTTAGCATAAATTCatcatgtttttttcttgtccAATGACtagtgcaaatatttttcttcggtgggtttagtttttgtttatttctgtgcaTGGAATTGATACACTATCTTACAGAAAAATATCATATTCCTGACTCTTCTGTTATTCAGTTCTCAGCTTAAATAGCACTTCTAGGAACCTTGCCCAGACGCCAGGGATATCTTGTATGTACTCTCCCTAGCACACTGACATTCATACAGTAATGAGAGTACTTTGTAAGTTCATGGCAACTATTTTCTTTCTGGTCCCCACTAGATTTTTGAGTTTTGTTAATGAAAAGAACATGTTAATCACCCTGACTCTGCCACAAAACAGACAATGATAAATGAAGTAATTTTAAGATACAACATAACACACCTTTCATTCACCTTGCTGTTCACAGATTTACTGAGGTTCCTGTGAATCAGAACTGATTTCTccaaagtgacaaaaaaaaaatacaattggaATTCACAAATTCTAAAAATTCTAAGAGCAACAAAAGCACATATGTCTCCCTTGACCTTTGAAATAGACACTGGGAATGCTGATGTTGAGGATCTTGGGGCACATAACCAAGCCCTGGCATCTCTATAAAGGTGTTATTTGAGTTTCTAGTTTTCCTAAAACACCCTTGGGGAAGTGCATGAAAGGGCTGGCTGGGGACACCAATTGAATGGCTCAGCCACTTtcagaaaaaagaagggaaggaaaatcaaAGAATCTCCCAAGTGGCTTCAAAGGTGAAACTCTGGGGAGTTGATTTCTACAGACATAAACTCTTCAGCTTGGACGCTTCAAAAGTTTTTTGAGAAGAAAGAGTCTGGAGTAAGTCCTCAAATAAGACAGAAAGAAGATAACCATTCCAGCAATAAGACTGTGTAGTAGATGAGTGCCAGGAACAGAAATATGGAATGACTTCTTGTCCTTCGGATGTTAGATGCTCTCAAGAGAAGATAGATTTTCCAGAGGCCTGCATAGGGGACATATCCTACCTGGGGTGAGCAGCATAATAGCACAGACTTCCTTTGCACAAATGTTTTACAGCAGGTTTGAAATATTCAGTGGGGGACCCATGGATGGGCTTCCGGAAAACTGTAAATGTGTTCAGACTAAATATGACATTGTCTGCTCTTGTCCATTTTTCTCCATCAAGGGTTTCTGAACTTTTGTAAGAATTCCAGAAAATGCTGATAAACAATTTCAAAACAGAACAAAGTTTgctaataacaataaaaaatctataatgattgcaaatatgaaattaaatcagGTCTAAATGTATCAAGTGTATCAGTGTTTCTACAACCAAACAAAAAGACAGTGTAACTAAGCAAAGTAATTATccctttgtatttcttcttctcctttgtcATCGTCACGTCATCTTCTTTGGCTTTGTCTCTGTTTCCatctccatttccttctccttaCCTTTAttgctttaaacatttttctagCATATACATAACAGTGTGGCCTaatgtattgaaaaaaaatttaattcagaaaattttaatCAGTAacctaatattatatataatgtgggAAAATACCATGATTCTTCCCATGATTAGTATAGCCTAGAAATCTCCACTCTCTTCCAAAAGAAAATAGTTGTTAAACCACATATATATCAATTTATTATTCTGAGTACAAAAATTGTGATTGAATCTGCTGTAATATACTCACATGAGGAGGTAGTGCAAACCaaaaaatctggatttctggGTTAATAGCTTCCATAAACTTGCTCTCCATCTGTGAACATACTATGTGGCTCAATATTAGCACTGCCCCCTTTTTGCTGACTGGGTTCCCAGGTCTGGAGGCTGCTCATCACTGGATCTCCATCCCCTTCTTTGCAGTCTATATCTCTGTGCTTCTTGGCAATGGCACTCTCCTCTACCTCATCAAGGACGACCACAGCCTCCATGAACCCATGTACTATTTCCTTGCCATGCTGGCAGGTACCGATCTGATGGTGACATTGACTACGATGCCTACTGTAATGGGCGTCTTATGGATGAATCACCGGGAGATgagccatggagcctgcttcctgcaGGCTTACTTCATTCATTCCCTTTCCATTGTGGAATCGGGTGTCTTGCTTGCCATGGCCTATGACCGATTCATCGCCATCCGCACTCCTCTGAGGTATAACTCCATTCTTACCAATTCTCGGGTGATGAAGGTAGGACTGGGTGTACTACTGAGGGGCTTTTTATCCCTTGTGCCTCCAATTGTGCCACTCTACTGGTTCCCATATTGCCGTTCCCATGTTCTTTCCCACGCCTTTTGCCTCCACCAAGATGTCATGAAACTTGCCTGTGCTGATATTACATTTAATCGTGTGTACCCAGTCATTCTGGTTGCTTTGACTTTCTTCCTAGATGCTCTCATTATCCTCTTCTCTTATATTTTAATCCTGAAGACAGTTATGGGTATTGCCTCTAGAGAAGAGAGAGCTAAGGCCCTTAACACCTGTGTCTCACATATTAGCTGTGTCCTGGTCTTTTATATTACTGTGATTGGCCTGACTTTCATCCACAGGTTTGGGAAGCATGCACCACATGTGGTCCACATCACCATGAGCTATGtctactttctctttcctccattcATGAACCCTGTTATATATAGTATCAAGACCAAGCAAATTCAGAGAAGCATCATTTACCTACTTTCTGTGCACAGAAGGCCTTGAGCCTTTTTTTCAATATCTTAGGAACTCCAGGATTTCTGGGCCTTTTCATAATTGGAAGGGACCTGAGTGTTATAGCTACTCTTCCTTTTATCAGAGTGAGATGAGATTTTAATTGTTACATAAAGGTACAAGCTAAGTTGaatgaaatgaatatatatatattctatatatttatatctctatatatctatatgtctACATATAGATAGTTCTATATATAACTTGATCACAGACAAGTCTTTTTGGctaattttcactttttctcaCTGATTTTTAGGGGTTCATTGTGTATTATCCcctaatgttttatttacattatgaaaatttttccagttttatcttTCCATATAAGTAACTTAAAAGTCTGTGTATAAATAATTCTATAATTTGCTTTATCTTTTGAGATATTGGGGCGATAATTCCATAGGTCTTCCTGTTTCCAGgttatttatatcttttcttaaacttttgcataatttattttcatagatCTTATGATATGAAATATTTGTGTTTGGAGGAAGGCAAGGAATTTAAATCAGTTCTCTTGTGTCTGTTTCTTGAAGTAACAATAACATTGAATCACTTATTTGGCTGATTTTTTAAGGCTCTAGTATAAGACAGGcaatttttcatgtaaaaataatataatagcaacaaaacagacaaaaaactttccctcttagaatttttaaacaattggagagtcaaaaaaatcaaataaacccaaatttaaaataaattttgtgatcaatagtaaaacagaaataagaaattgCTTTGAGACTGTGGGTCTCAAAAGAGACTACATTCAGGCTTGAGATAAGACTAAGTTTCCCTTAGggtgcatggatggctcagttggttaagcatccaactcttggttttagttcaggtcatgatcttagggtcatgagatcaagctctatgttcggctccacactcagcttggagcctgctttagattgtctttctccctctccctctataccCATTTGCCccactctctctgtttctttttttctaaataaaaataaatagaatctagaaaatagatagataaaagcaAGTTTCCAGGGGAAAGTAGCCCATCAGGTGAGATCTGAAAAAAAGGTtagaaaatggtgaaaatagGAGTAAGAATATTCTAGAAAGAAGATAGTATATGTGGAGCCTTCTAGTGGGATGTAAAATGGAACCATCTGGATAGATGGCATGGCTACTTGAAGAAGAGGATTTCTTTGAGGAGAAgctgaagagagaagaggaagccagATATCAAAGCATCGGTTAGCCATAGTAAGGGTTTGCATATCTACCCAAAGAGACGTGGAAAGCTACTGAAGGAAGTAGCAGGATTTCATTGAGGTTTTCAAGTAATCATGGCAGCATTATATAGGAAATGGATTTGAAGTAGCAGGaaatgaacagaagaaacaacaggagGATGCTGGAGTAGTTGGAAAAATAGATAATAGTAGCTCAAATTAAGGAAGTGGAGATGAAAGGTAATGGAAATATATGACACATGTTTATGATCTGGATTTAATAAGATTTAcaaattttttagaaaagcagagggaaggaaggcttGGGAGGAAGCAAAGATAACCCTAAGTTCTGCTTTATGCTGTTTAAAGAATGGCAAtactaatggaaaaataatttttgattttgAATTATGTTTATGAATAAGAAGAatagtaatacattttttaaattctgagattTTGAGAGTAAATCCAAATGATGAAGTTGTGATTCTATAAAATGACCAAAAGAAGTATCCCAGGATATAGGACTGGGCTTTTTAAAGCTAAAATCGAAATTAAATAGTCATTCACTAAAATCTCGTTtagtacatttttctttcttccccatcaTTAAGAGTCATAGTAAAAGCAAAGCATGTATAAGAAGAATAcacctagggcagcccaggtagctcagcggtttagtgccaccttcagcccaaggcctgatcctggagacctgggatcgagtcccacatccggctccctgcatggagcctgcttctccctctgcctgtgtctctgcctctctttctctctctgtgtctctcatgaataaataaataaaatctttataaatacatacatacatatatacatacataagatAAGCAGTGTAGAAAATACTGCCAGATAGGAGATGATACATAAATTATGATGTGATATAATGGGTTAGAAACAGAAGATCTGATACAACTTTAAACATGGAGATGGGACAGAATTGAAAGCTGGATTACTCTGGTTTATTTAAGTAACTATATATAGTTATAGTTACAGCCTTAACTGTATACAGAGTTAAGGCTGTATCTTCACAAATACCCAATCACCAGTCTCTGAGAAGACATACATGtggtttttaaaagtctatacttcattatttctttcaagtGAACTGGTTGATTGGATCATccttttcaatttataaaaacaatttgaaaagaaagaaagaaacaaagaaacaaagaaacaaacaaaggttgGTCTTCACCAGGTGGAACTTGGTTTGGAACCAAGAGCTTTTGAATTGGGCCAAACCAAAATATTCCAAGGACTCAGCCTGAACTCCTATAACTTGCAATAGTAAGAGATCTTGCTTAGTGATAGCCTTAGCAACCAAATATGTTTAGCCAAGATTCATTTTCTGCAGCCAACAACAATCAAATTTCTTTATAAACAACACACATAAGCTTTCCCTTTTGTCTCTAAAAATCCTTGACTTTTGTTCCCCTGGACGGACACTATTTGATTTGCTACCCATATCTGTGCTCCTCACATTGCAATTCTGAGACCTTGAATAAATGCTCTGCCTCTTTTCTTGGTGGACACAAGTCATCTCTAAGATCTAAGAGACTTTCTACTGCTAAGCacctgtgtatttgtgtgtgtgtgcacacctaTGCACAATAGTGAcagatcttttaatattttatattataatgtcTGATCTCAAAACTTTCCTTTTATAACTGTCACAATAAATTTAATGAACTATAAAAAAtgtactgaattattttttattgtggttcaCATGtggtttacattattttttattgtggttacaTGTGGTTTACATGTGGTTTACATGTggtttacaaattattttttattgtggtttaCATATTGTGTGTTTACATTACAAGCGTGGTTTACACGCTTATACATATCTTTTCATAATGAAAATGCCATcttaccatttttaagtatacgaTTCTGTGAAATTAATTACAATCATAATGTTGGGCAACCAAGACCActatttccacttttattttttgttattctaaaaGAAATTCATCATCTATTAATTGACAACTCCTCATTCTATCATTcttccagcccctggtaacctcaAATCTACTtatgtctctataaatttgcctatcctacatatttcatataagtgaaataatataatttgtccttctgtgtctggtcTATTGTACTCAGCACAAGGTTTTCAAGCTTTATTCATGTGGTGGCATGTATCAGAAATTcatttcttggggatccctgggtggctcagcggtttggtgcctgcctttggcccagggcgcaatcctggggtccctggattgagtcccgcgtcgggctccctgcatggagtctgtttctccctctgcctgtgtctctgtctctgtctctgtctctctgtctctctctctctatgtctatcataaataaataaaaataaatctaaaaaaaagaaattcatttcttttaggaCTCAGTACTATTCTGTTCTGTGTATATAGTAATATTTTGTACATTATGTTTATTCACCTGGTGAGGGACACAGgcttatttctatcttttttattttattttatttttctgctggtAGGCCTACAGTCTTGCATATCCCACCCCAGTGGCATCCTCCCCAAATGCTCCACAAGGGCAATCCAGGGGCAGCCCAGTCCCCAGACCTGCACACTGAGTAGCTCACCACTTGGGAGACCCAGAggcccctccaccaccccctagAACAGGGACACCTTCAGATTCCACCATCTCCTTGATGGTGAGGCTCAAGGCAGGCTAGGGGgaggtgacagagggagaggaggatgggAAGAGTGAGTGGCGCACGTTCTCACCTGACCCCTGGAGTCCAATCAGGTAGCAAGCAAGATTGAGGTAAAGTGGGTGGAGTGGTTGGGGtgcctggaggaggcagcagagAGAGTGGGGCACAGAGAAGGCAGGGTCTACCCCAGGAGCCTAGTTTCCTTAAGATCAGCTCTGTAGCCAGGAACACCCTGGGGCAGGAGTGAGCGAataatttctatcttttggctactgtggataatactgcaataaatattGGCCTGTAAGTATCAGTTTGagtatttgtttttacttattttgaatacatacctaggaatggaatggcTAAGGTCATATTGTAACTTTAGATGAACTTTTTGAGAAATTGTCAAACTATTTTCCTCAGAACtggcaccattttatattcccaccaggaATGCACAAGAGCTCtactttctccacaccctcaccagtacttgttttctgttattttaattatagcCTCTGTCCTAGTGTGATGTTGTATCTCATTGCgcttttgatttgctttttcctaatgactaatcaTATTGCACATCTTTTCACAGGCtcattgaccatttgtatatatttttttgagaaaaatctactgaattatttttaaaatagaatttccagATGTCCTTTTAAATACTCTAGTCTGAGTCTAGAGACCTCTTAAACCCCtaattttcatttcatgttttcctaataaaaccagaaatccctcataattttataaaatcattagTAAATTATTCATGCTTTCCTTTAATTATGTCCAAAACTTAGCTAAATATATCTCTTCTCCTCCCACTTTGAATATTATACTGTCCAAACTCATCCCTTGACTGAGAAAACTAGACAAGTTTCCTGGAAGGAAGACATTTGTATttcagattatttaaataaaattttcatttgactGGTGATGGTGTGGcagggcaaaagagaaaaaaaaatacaaccattcCAGAACTAGAAATATAGGACCTCTTCATTTTATAGGTACATCTTTAGGGAGAGAGATTAGAGctggtgatttctttttaacaacTATGGACTCTGGCCTCCTCTGTATAAAGCTCTATCTTGAGAAAATAGAAAGATATGGAGAGGAAAAGAATTCAGTCCTTGCAAGTACAAGAGATAATTTGGGGAAGAAGTTTTCTGTATGGCTGTGCACTAAAACTTATTCAGCTTTATTTAGTTGTGAAACTTGAATTATTCCTCCACAAATCTCATGAGGGATGCAGGGTGCCCCAGAGTGCAATGCTCAAGCCATTGATGTCAAATATAAACCAAAATCCTAAAATCTGGTTTAACATTACAAGTGTCTTACTAGAAAATTCCACTCCAGATTGCTCCTATCTTGATTTGCTGACCTTAGTTTAGAGGTTCTTATGGCTGAGCAAAGGCTGGCTTTGCAAGTCATAGTTGAAGCCACAGAAGCTGTGGGAAATCTATGGCTCCCTGTGATGGCCAGCAGTTACTGTGATATTGTACCGTACtctaataatataattaaatttaaggATAGGCTGCCTCTTTTAGagtgttaca from Canis aureus isolate CA01 chromosome 23, VMU_Caureus_v.1.0, whole genome shotgun sequence includes the following:
- the OR51B2 gene encoding olfactory receptor 51B2; amino-acid sequence: MWLNISTAPFLLTGFPGLEAAHHWISIPFFAVYISVLLGNGTLLYLIKDDHSLHEPMYYFLAMLAGTDLMVTLTTMPTVMGVLWMNHREMSHGACFLQAYFIHSLSIVESGVLLAMAYDRFIAIRTPLRYNSILTNSRVMKVGLGVLLRGFLSLVPPIVPLYWFPYCRSHVLSHAFCLHQDVMKLACADITFNRVYPVILVALTFFLDALIILFSYILILKTVMGIASREERAKALNTCVSHISCVLVFYITVIGLTFIHRFGKHAPHVVHITMSYVYFLFPPFMNPVIYSIKTKQIQRSIIYLLSVHRRP